The region CAGCTCCACTGCTAGCCACGCTAACAGTCTCTGTTGCTACAACCAAGGTTAATTACAAAAATCAGACATGTCAGAGCATTTTGTGTTTGCCCCAGTGTGCAAACATGCCTGCTGAATTAGTTAATGGATATCAGGTTTCTTTTGACCTATCACCTCTAACATATCTACCTTTTAGTTTGTAATGTTTGACAGTCATAGAGCTAGTGAGAAAACTTCATAGTCTTGTATAcaataaagcaataaaatgtgatttttaagtTTATGTTTGACTTTTGAGTTGCTAAGTGCTactttctcaaaaaaaaaaaggacaatcgTATGTTAGCAAGGCTGCTAAAAGAAATAAGCCTATGGCAcacatgctaacattagcttttGTTTCTTGTAAGCTAAAGATATCCTAAGGGAGACCATCAAGTTCATGTATACTGACTGGGCCGATCGGGACAACAGTGACATGCGTAGGAAGACCCTCCTGGCTCTGTTCACGGACCACCAGTGGGTGGCCCCGGCTGTGGCCACCGCCAAACTGCACGCTGAGTTCCAGTCTCCAGTCTTTTTCTACACCTTCCACCACCACTGCCAGACCGAGGCCAGGCCGGAATGGGCAGACGCAGCCCACGGTGATGAGATCCCCTATGTGTTCGGGATCCCCATGATGGGAGCCACCGAACTTTTTCCTTGTAACTTCTCCAAAAATGATGTCATGCTCAGTGCTGTGGTCATGACCTACTGGACCAACTTTGCAAAAACAGGGTCAGTGGAACACAAAGTGTTGTTATATGTCAGGATGTGTGTATAAAGCCAGAATTTAGATGCATTTATTGGAGTGGCATATTTGGCTTCTCTAAAACCCAGTAATCCAAACACAACATCTAAAAACAACTGTTGCAATAATTGGTCAACTTGATgatcctccttttctctcccgcAGGGATCCCAATCTACCAGTTCCTCAGGACACCACGTTCATTCACACTAAGCCCAACCGCTTCGAGGAGGTCATCTGGACAAAGTTCAGCTCCAAAGATAAGCAGTATTTGCATATTGGCCTGAAGCCCCGCGTGCGAGACAACTACCGGGCCAACAAGGTCGCCTtctggctggagctggtgcCGCATCTCCACGGCCTCCACAAAGTCATCAGCCCCATCACCACTAACCTGCCGCCTGTAGGCACCAACCGCTGGAAGGGTCAACAAACCCCCGGCACCCGCCCAACACGCAACCCTGTGATCTCCACCTATCCGCCCGATCCCGAGCCCGAAGATTCGGAAAGACCCACCTACTTACCGTTCCCCAGGAAAACCAGGGACTACTCTACCGAGCTGAGTGTGACAGTAGCCGTCGGTGCCTCACTTCTTTTCTTGAATGTGCTCGCGTTTGCTGCGCTTTACTACAAACGCGATAAGCGCCACGAACTCATGCAGAGGCGCCACCGCCGACTGTCCCCGCAGCGTGGCACCACGATGGGCATGGGAGTAGGAATGGGAGTGGTCGGGGCGCCCCCGCACAATGACCTGGCACtgagtcaggaggaggagctgatgtCGCTGCAGATAAAGCAGCAGAGGGTGGAGCTAGAGCACGGCACGCCCCTCCCGTCCCGCGGCGTCCACGGGGACCTGGAGCCTCTGCGGCCTCCCGTGTGCCCACCCGACTACACGCTGGCCCTGCGGCGGGCGCCGGAGGACGTGCCACTGATGACGGccaacaccatcaccatgaTCCCCAGCACCATTAGCGGCATGCAGTCGCTCCACCCTTTCAACACTTACCCTCCTGTCCCCACCCCGTCCACCACGCCAGTCCCCAGCCACAGTAACAATGCCCTGCCTCACCAACACTCCACCACCCGCGTATAGGACCGGGCACAAAGTCCTccatccatacacacacaccgctcATCTTTGTCTTTTCTCGTTTAGAGCTGCAGTTTGTAAGATTTGCAGGAGTGACTTACCTCTAAAACaagtccaggaggagctgtcATTGGTCCCCACCCTCTCCAGCTTTTAGCTCGTCTCTCcgtccatctctctctctcttcatcatAGATATCCATTCATCCTTTTGTGTGTAGCTTCTATATTATTGCATCAGTGCAAATCCACGTTTGACACGGAAGACGTGCGTCCGTATTCACGCACTTTGCGGCAAAAGACAAGGGAGCAGCTTTGGTGGACATATGCACGGACAAGCTGGCTCGAATAAAGCGGCGATGTCTTAAACTTACAAATTGCAGCTTTAAAAAGGCCCAATCTGGAAGTGAGAACCCCGCCACCCTCCATTTACgtcccagcagctgcttctgtgtCACATCAGGCAGATTTTTCTTTAATGGAAAGTCTGTTCGCAGAACCTGGACACGCGGAGACAAACTCTTTATCAGTCTAGagtggggattttttttctgctgtttataTCTGTTTTCAATAGCGGCGAGGTCATGGAACATCccgccttctttttttttttacagatgtaTAAAAATGCTGCTTGGAAACATTTCCAGATTGGGGCGATACAGGAATTCATGCTTCATCTGTGGGATGCAACCTGGAATCCAGGCTGCCCATCAGAAGCCGTCCATCATCGACTATATTTGTTTAGGTGTCATTATCTCCGGCCGTGAGCTCCACCCCAGCACTCAGCAGCGCCTCATCCTTTCCCTCTCTACATCTTGTAGCTCTATTCCTTCAAACCATTCTCGCCATGCGTTTGACTTCTGTCCTCTTCCAATCACTTCTAGGCTCTCTGTTCATTTTGGAGTCTTTTATACAAAAgaatcacacacgcacacacacacacacacacacagaaatgtaaatgatgtattattaataaataggatatgaatgaaaaaaaagatattCTGATATCTCATTTTTACCAGCATTCTTGGTGCCAAGTACTGTGATAAAGTTCCTCTCTCGCTGGCGTCCAGCGGAGCG is a window of Takifugu flavidus isolate HTHZ2018 chromosome 14, ASM371156v2, whole genome shotgun sequence DNA encoding:
- the nlgn2b gene encoding neuroligin-2b isoform X3, yielding MTKTAFILDMIFPLNAVSHQGYGGKRHSQIANCCLQLLLGLVLHLTLSSCQRVDLKHPIVSTVYGKVRGIRRELNNEILAPVEQYLGVPYATAPIGERRFQPPEAPGSWQEIRNATQFASVCPQNVHGVLPEIMLPVWFTDNLDAAATFVQNQSEDCLYLNIYVPTEDGPLTKKQESTMNRPKDEGFLSTGDQSAKGNYGLLDQIQALRWLKENIGHFGGDPERITIFGSGAGAACVNLLILSHHSEGLFQRAIAQSGSALSSWAVNYQPVMYTKILAKKVGCSLGDMAELVECLRRKTFRELVDQDIQPARYHIAFGPVVDGDVVPDDPEILMQQGEFLNYDMLLGVNQGEGLKFVDDSEGEDGISAASFDYTISNFVDNLYGYPDAKDILRETIKFMYTDWADRDNSDMRRKTLLALFTDHQWVAPAVATAKLHAEFQSPVFFYTFHHHCQTEARPEWADAAHGDEIPYVFGIPMMGATELFPCNFSKNDVMLSAVVMTYWTNFAKTGDPNLPVPQDTTFIHTKPNRFEEVIWTKFSSKDKQYLHIGLKPRVRDNYRANKVAFWLELVPHLHGLHKVISPITTNLPPVGTNRWKGQQTPGTRPTRNPVISTYPPDPEPEDSERPTYLPFPRKTRDYSTELSVTVAVGASLLFLNVLAFAALYYKRDKRHELMQRRHRRLSPQRGTTMGMGVGMGVVGAPPHNDLALSQEEELMSLQIKQQRVELEHGTPLPSRGVHGDLEPLRPPVCPPDYTLALRRAPEDVPLMTANTITMIPSTISGMQSLHPFNTYPPVPTPSTTPVPSHSNNALPHQHSTTRV